A window of the Deltaproteobacteria bacterium genome harbors these coding sequences:
- a CDS encoding molybdopterin-dependent oxidoreductase encodes MTISRREFLKDAGISSLILLAWQSGLLSTSELAGIEDAFARGEESWVTSVCQQCPGACGIRVRMIGSWPVSITGNPLHPINHKTLCPKGVAGLLSFYDPDRLRGPMRRVGGRGEGKWEKITWEEALAPVVKELNRLREKKETDKVAVMGGRYHGLMRTLFGRFLEAYGSPNYIDNSFAPWQGPIEALEKTHGIRVEPKWDLERTRFLLSFSAPLLEAGSSPVENLRGWANLRRGNTAYRGRVIQVESRLSTTAAKADEWIPVHPGTEGWLALGVIHVILKEDLYDGYYLGEHTAGFSQFKNLVLENYSHQTISEVTGVPIDTIIRLAREFAATKPALAVSARLDPRDQIAIHTLNALVGSINIPGGVLIPRQADTGALPPAGKDLAALEELGLEVLFFYYTNPLFSNPQPERLREIFNKIPLLVSFSPFLDETTNFCDLILPDHTYLERWQDHPTSTIQGFPIVGLSAPVRPPLYDTRHAGDTLLELSRKLGDPVSKALPWKDFETALWEKMQQLFESQKGDLFGTEFESTWTSFLSRGGWRSPSYSNLEEFQKMLREKGGWWDPVYFYEDWARVFPNQSGKFEFPALKDLPTIPPRIQEDFPLSLVSYPLMTMTGGRNANQAWLADIAGPHLQIGWKTWFELNPKTAGQLKIDENDEIWVESSNGRIRGIARLYEGTDPVVVGVPLGFGHTAMGQWAKGIGSNPRAIQEAETAEMPRGKMTRVKVYKV; translated from the coding sequence ATGACGATTTCTCGTAGAGAATTTTTGAAGGATGCGGGGATCAGTTCTCTGATCCTCCTCGCCTGGCAGTCAGGCCTCCTCTCGACCTCCGAACTGGCGGGGATCGAGGATGCCTTTGCCCGTGGGGAGGAGAGTTGGGTGACATCGGTCTGTCAACAATGTCCAGGTGCCTGCGGTATTCGTGTCCGAATGATCGGCTCGTGGCCCGTTTCCATTACGGGAAATCCCCTTCATCCGATCAACCACAAGACCCTTTGCCCTAAGGGAGTTGCCGGTCTTCTGTCCTTTTACGACCCGGATCGATTGCGCGGCCCGATGCGGCGTGTTGGGGGACGCGGTGAGGGGAAATGGGAAAAGATCACTTGGGAAGAGGCGCTCGCACCCGTTGTGAAGGAATTGAACCGCCTCCGCGAGAAAAAAGAGACCGACAAGGTCGCCGTGATGGGGGGGCGCTATCACGGATTGATGCGAACCCTGTTTGGAAGATTTCTGGAGGCGTATGGATCCCCCAATTATATCGATAACAGCTTTGCGCCATGGCAGGGACCAATCGAGGCGCTCGAAAAGACCCATGGAATCCGGGTCGAACCGAAATGGGATCTGGAAAGGACACGCTTCCTCCTTTCCTTCTCGGCGCCGCTCCTGGAGGCAGGAAGTTCACCGGTTGAGAATCTCCGGGGTTGGGCAAATCTGCGACGCGGCAACACCGCCTATCGCGGACGGGTGATACAAGTTGAGAGCCGTCTTTCAACAACCGCCGCCAAGGCAGATGAATGGATCCCGGTCCATCCGGGGACTGAGGGATGGCTCGCCTTAGGCGTCATCCATGTCATCCTGAAGGAGGATCTCTATGACGGTTACTATCTGGGAGAACATACTGCCGGGTTCAGCCAGTTCAAAAATCTTGTCCTGGAAAACTACTCCCACCAAACAATCTCGGAGGTGACCGGTGTCCCGATCGATACTATCATCCGACTGGCCCGTGAATTTGCTGCCACAAAACCGGCCTTGGCGGTCTCAGCCCGCCTCGACCCAAGAGACCAGATCGCCATTCATACCTTGAATGCCCTAGTGGGAAGCATCAACATCCCTGGGGGTGTCCTGATCCCGCGCCAAGCGGATACAGGAGCTCTTCCACCTGCAGGAAAAGACCTGGCCGCCCTCGAAGAATTGGGGTTGGAGGTCCTCTTCTTTTATTACACCAATCCGCTCTTTTCGAATCCGCAACCTGAAAGGCTCCGCGAAATTTTTAACAAGATCCCGCTCCTCGTCAGCTTCTCCCCGTTTCTCGATGAAACCACGAACTTCTGCGACCTCATCCTCCCGGATCACACCTATCTGGAGAGGTGGCAGGACCACCCGACCTCCACAATACAAGGTTTTCCGATCGTCGGCCTCTCCGCCCCGGTCCGACCCCCGCTCTACGACACACGACATGCAGGCGACACCCTGCTAGAACTGTCACGCAAACTGGGGGACCCTGTCTCCAAGGCACTTCCATGGAAGGATTTCGAAACAGCCCTCTGGGAAAAGATGCAACAGCTCTTCGAATCGCAAAAGGGAGATCTGTTTGGTACCGAATTTGAGTCAACCTGGACCTCCTTCCTCTCACGCGGTGGCTGGCGTTCCCCTTCCTACAGCAACCTGGAGGAGTTTCAAAAAATGCTCCGGGAGAAGGGGGGCTGGTGGGATCCGGTCTATTTCTACGAAGATTGGGCCCGCGTTTTTCCGAATCAATCGGGAAAATTTGAATTCCCGGCCCTGAAGGATCTTCCGACGATCCCCCCGCGCATTCAGGAGGATTTCCCCCTTTCCCTGGTCAGTTATCCCCTCATGACGATGACCGGCGGGAGAAACGCGAATCAGGCCTGGCTGGCCGACATCGCCGGTCCCCATCTTCAGATCGGCTGGAAGACCTGGTTCGAACTAAATCCAAAAACGGCGGGCCAGTTAAAGATCGATGAGAACGACGAAATTTGGGTCGAATCCTCCAATGGCAGGATTCGCGGAATCGCCAGACTTTATGAAGGGACGGATCCGGTTGTGGTCGGTGTCCCCCTCGGATTCGGACACACGGCAATGGGACAATGGGCCAAGGGGATCGGGTCAAATCCCCGTGCCATCCAGGAGGCGGAAACGGCGGAGATGCCTCGGGGAAAAATGACGCGTGTAAAGGTTTACAAGGTGTAA
- a CDS encoding 4Fe-4S dicluster domain-containing protein produces MTRWGMVIDLDKCSACQACVVACQSENNVAPPNQEIHEQGRSIHWIRVLPTFEGTFPHFRMRLFPLPCLHCDNPPCTKVCPVSATYKSEEGIVGQIFARCIGCRYCTTACPYTVREFNWRKPVWPEEMKPIRNRDVSVRPKGVVEKCTLCTHRLQKGREKARVERREMIPEDYIPACVEICPSQAMIFGDLDDPESEVSKLVRSRRAFRLMEDLGTEPKVIYLSEGGGD; encoded by the coding sequence ATGACAAGGTGGGGAATGGTTATAGACTTGGACAAGTGCAGCGCCTGTCAGGCCTGTGTCGTTGCCTGCCAATCGGAAAATAATGTCGCCCCACCGAACCAGGAAATCCATGAGCAAGGACGTTCCATCCACTGGATCCGCGTCCTTCCAACCTTCGAGGGGACATTTCCCCATTTCCGGATGAGGCTCTTCCCGTTGCCCTGTCTTCACTGTGATAACCCCCCCTGCACGAAGGTCTGTCCCGTGAGTGCAACGTATAAGAGTGAGGAGGGAATTGTCGGTCAGATTTTTGCCCGCTGTATCGGCTGTCGCTACTGCACGACCGCCTGCCCCTATACCGTACGCGAGTTTAACTGGCGAAAACCGGTCTGGCCGGAGGAGATGAAACCAATCCGGAATCGGGATGTGTCGGTTCGTCCCAAGGGGGTCGTCGAAAAGTGTACACTCTGCACCCACCGCCTCCAAAAGGGACGTGAAAAGGCCCGCGTGGAAAGGCGCGAAATGATCCCGGAGGACTACATACCTGCTTGCGTGGAAATCTGTCCTTCACAGGCGATGATCTTCGGAGACCTCGACGATCCCGAGAGCGAGGTCTCAAAGCTGGTTCGAAGCCGTCGTGCCTTTCGCCTGATGGAGGATCTCGGCACGGAACCCAAGGTGATCTATCTTTCGGAAGGAGGAGGCGACTAA
- a CDS encoding c-type cytochrome produces MRIFLVSMFFIVASHGLVSAQQNFPQSPVQGDRLFSEKGCSKCHSILGQGGRVGHDLGKINLKGSRLDVASAMLNNAQTMGNKMREMKIIRPHLTGTEIESLIAFLYYVNYFDEPGNSTSGKSLFKDRQCIRCHTDPSSFPRGMTPIYLAKTLWNHGPRMWTQMSRQGIPWPRFEGMEMMDLVAFLRETARTESVAMYGSPGNPNEGKKVFRSKGCPQCHGGHDDRTVPNLADPTLGLQVSLTQTVSRLWNHAPQMFSRFSEKGLEAPHFTEREIADLVAYIYFLNYFDSPPDLTAGRKLFAEKQCSTCHSLGGGIQGAGPDLSVSQKSSSSIDMVAAMWNHTPFMHSVMQEKEIPWPRFDRGELNNLLGYIQSLKK; encoded by the coding sequence ATGAGGATTTTTCTCGTCAGCATGTTTTTTATTGTGGCATCTCACGGATTGGTGTCTGCACAACAAAATTTCCCGCAGTCTCCCGTGCAGGGAGACCGGCTCTTTTCTGAAAAAGGATGTTCGAAATGTCACTCAATCCTCGGTCAAGGAGGTCGTGTCGGTCATGACCTGGGGAAGATCAACTTGAAAGGCTCGCGTTTGGATGTTGCGAGCGCGATGTTAAACAACGCCCAAACGATGGGAAACAAGATGCGGGAGATGAAGATCATTCGACCCCATCTGACCGGCACCGAGATTGAGAGCCTGATCGCCTTTCTCTATTATGTAAACTATTTCGATGAACCGGGAAACTCGACAAGCGGAAAGAGTCTCTTCAAGGATCGCCAATGTATCCGTTGCCATACCGATCCCTCTTCATTCCCGCGAGGGATGACGCCGATTTATCTTGCCAAGACACTCTGGAATCACGGCCCCCGGATGTGGACGCAGATGTCACGGCAAGGAATCCCTTGGCCACGGTTTGAGGGAATGGAGATGATGGACCTCGTCGCCTTCCTGAGGGAAACGGCACGGACTGAGTCAGTGGCGATGTATGGATCCCCCGGAAACCCGAATGAGGGGAAAAAGGTCTTTCGGAGCAAGGGGTGCCCCCAGTGCCACGGCGGTCATGACGACAGAACCGTACCGAATTTGGCGGATCCAACCCTTGGACTGCAGGTGAGCCTTACTCAAACAGTCTCCCGACTCTGGAACCATGCCCCGCAAATGTTCTCACGTTTCAGTGAAAAGGGTCTGGAGGCGCCTCACTTCACCGAAAGGGAGATCGCCGACCTCGTCGCCTATATCTACTTTCTCAACTATTTTGATTCCCCGCCAGATTTAACAGCCGGGCGAAAGCTCTTTGCAGAAAAACAATGCAGTACCTGTCACTCGCTCGGTGGAGGAATCCAGGGGGCTGGTCCCGATCTTTCGGTCAGTCAAAAATCCTCCTCGTCAATCGATATGGTGGCAGCGATGTGGAATCACACCCCCTTCATGCATTCAGTCATGCAGGAAAAAGAGATCCCCTGGCCTCGATTTGACAGGGGGGAACTAAATAATCTTTTGGGCTATATTCAGTCCCTGAAAAAATAA
- the nrfD gene encoding polysulfide reductase NrfD translates to MKVSEQDRILLKPVEQTTKRFWITAGILFSIWFIGFLAYLKQFYGGLGVTGLSRPTYWGIYITNFVFFIGISHAGTLISAILRISQAEWRRAITRSAEVITVMVLLFGVGNILIDLGRPDRMLNVLKHPHFTSPLLWDVTSITCYLTASTIYLYLPLIPDIARLRDHGTKWKGFYRLLALGWQETPRQKKILERLISIMAIVVIPIAVSVHTVVSYVFSMTIQPMWHSAIFGPYFVVGAIFSGIAALMIAMAIIRKVYHLEEYLKEIHFNYLGILLLVMALLWFYFTFCEYLTVFYGSEPLEMQIFMSKITGPYALYFWTMVACCFVIPFVILANRRTRTVKGTVIASIAVTIGMWLERFTIVVPSLVNPRLPYARGTYYPTLTELAITAGCFAAFILLYMTFTKIFPIVSIWEIEEGRESSLREVHERVKGYLPGMGGKSE, encoded by the coding sequence ATGAAGGTCAGCGAACAGGATAGAATTCTTCTCAAACCTGTGGAACAGACCACAAAGCGATTTTGGATCACCGCCGGAATCCTCTTTTCCATCTGGTTTATCGGCTTCCTGGCCTATCTGAAACAATTCTACGGCGGTCTTGGAGTCACCGGCCTTTCGCGACCAACCTATTGGGGGATCTATATTACCAATTTTGTTTTCTTCATCGGTATATCCCACGCAGGGACACTCATCTCGGCAATCCTCCGAATTTCCCAAGCGGAGTGGAGACGGGCCATCACTCGATCGGCCGAGGTCATCACTGTCATGGTCCTCCTTTTTGGTGTGGGTAATATCCTAATCGATTTGGGTCGGCCGGATCGGATGCTGAACGTGCTCAAACATCCGCACTTCACCTCCCCCCTCCTGTGGGATGTCACAAGCATCACCTGCTATCTGACCGCTTCGACGATCTATCTCTATCTCCCGCTGATCCCCGACATTGCACGACTCCGTGACCATGGAACCAAGTGGAAAGGATTTTATCGCCTGCTCGCCCTCGGCTGGCAAGAAACACCCCGGCAGAAGAAAATCCTTGAAAGATTGATTTCGATTATGGCGATTGTTGTCATCCCGATCGCGGTCTCCGTCCACACTGTGGTGAGCTACGTCTTTTCCATGACGATTCAGCCGATGTGGCACTCTGCCATCTTTGGCCCCTACTTCGTCGTTGGGGCGATCTTCTCCGGAATCGCCGCCCTCATGATTGCGATGGCAATCATCCGCAAGGTCTACCATCTGGAGGAGTACTTGAAGGAGATCCATTTTAATTACCTCGGCATCCTCCTCCTTGTGATGGCGCTCCTCTGGTTTTACTTCACCTTTTGCGAGTATCTGACCGTCTTCTACGGCAGTGAACCTCTGGAGATGCAGATCTTCATGTCCAAGATCACCGGCCCCTACGCCCTCTATTTCTGGACGATGGTCGCCTGCTGTTTCGTGATCCCGTTTGTGATCCTTGCCAACCGGAGGACGCGCACGGTCAAGGGGACGGTCATTGCCTCCATTGCCGTAACGATCGGAATGTGGCTGGAGCGTTTCACGATCGTCGTCCCATCGCTCGTCAACCCACGTCTCCCTTATGCGAGGGGGACCTATTATCCAACGCTCACTGAACTCGCAATCACCGCCGGATGTTTTGCCGCCTTTATCCTCCTGTATATGACCTTTACGAAGATCTTCCCGATCGTTTCTATCTGGGAGATCGAGGAAGGGCGCGAGTCCTCTCTTCGAGAAGTTCATGAGAGGGTTAAGGGGTATCTTCCAGGAATGGGAGGGAAATCGGAATGA